One Mycolicibacterium sp. TUM20985 genomic window, GATCCAGGGCGCGACGTTCGCGACGCGAATTCCGAGAGTGTACAGCGGGGGTGACCCACCTCAATGCAGCAGCGCAGCAAGGACGACGGCCTCGCTGATGTCAACAGCCTTGCTCGCCGTAAGCAGCGTCAGTGTTCTCGCTTTTGCTAGGTCGCGTAAGTGCGTCAGGGCTTCGGCCCGCGCAGGGTCAGTCAACTCGTCCTGATAGCGACGCGTGAACTCCTCGAAACGTTCTGGAACGTGGTTGTACCATTTACGCAGCTCGTTGGAGGGCGCGATCTGCTTGCACCACTCGTCCAAGTCTGCTTTTTCCTTGGTCATCCCGCGCGGCCAGATTCGGTCCACCAGCACCCGAGTGCCGTCACCGCGTGCCCGATGGTCATACACGCGGCGCACCTGCACTGCGTGGGCGTTCCCCATGTGTTGACCTCCCGCCTCGGCACGGCATCTCGCCTCGTCTATCGACGGCTGAGTCGATGGACTTCTGCTAATATAGAGGAAGTATATCCGTCAAACACGCACAAGGTAAGGGGTGTGAGGTGGACGAGGAGACAGACACTGCGGCCGGTCCGCCCAGGCGACGAGATCGCCTGCCGCGCAACCGGCAACGTGAACGGGTACTTCGGATGGTGCGTGAGCACGGCGGCGCGATTGATGCGGTCGAGCTCGCTTCGCGCCTCGAATTGCACGTCACCACGGTGCGTTTCCATCTGGACGCGTTGTGCGACGAGGGCGCCATCGAGCGCACCCGCATGAACCGGGACGGCGTGGGTCGTCCACGCACCGGATATCGTGCCGTCGAGGAACGCCTGGACTATCGGATACTCGCGGAAGTTCTCGCGATGGAGCTAGGGGAGACCGCGGAAATACGCGCTCGACGTGCTCAGCGAGCCGGACAGCAGTGGGCCGGCCGGATCGTGGATTCGCAGAGCAAAGCCGTTGTCGGCCAGGATGGTACGGATGCGGCGGAGGTCGGTGACGCGCTGGATCGCGGAGCGGTGCTCGCCACTGAGGTCTTCAACCGGATGGGGTTCGCCCCCGAACTGGCTGCTGAATCAGAACCATCGTCATCGCTGTCGGCTGACAGCGAGCAGGTGCT contains:
- a CDS encoding helix-turn-helix transcriptional regulator: MDEETDTAAGPPRRRDRLPRNRQRERVLRMVREHGGAIDAVELASRLELHVTTVRFHLDALCDEGAIERTRMNRDGVGRPRTGYRAVEERLDYRILAEVLAMELGETAEIRARRAQRAGQQWAGRIVDSQSKAVVGQDGTDAAEVGDALDRGAVLATEVFNRMGFAPELAAESEPSSSLSADSEQVLGRERVIRLHACPVRDLARAHPEVGCGLHLGLLQGLLDHAAAAGGHPDNEDAALSATARLEPFVEPELCIARLAPS
- a CDS encoding DUF488 domain-containing protein; the encoded protein is MGNAHAVQVRRVYDHRARGDGTRVLVDRIWPRGMTKEKADLDEWCKQIAPSNELRKWYNHVPERFEEFTRRYQDELTDPARAEALTHLRDLAKARTLTLLTASKAVDISEAVVLAALLH